A single Campylobacter concisus DNA region contains:
- a CDS encoding YihY family inner membrane protein, whose product MSRLSLSKQSLKEFLNLLPTLKDKELFHYASSLSFHTILSIIPILLISFSIFTKLPSFEDYYAKIQDFIFSALLPSNQEIISNYLQNFLQNSGNLGLVGFVAMIFTSAMFFSDYEYVVLKVTRANKARGFWSALSSYWTLITLAPLGLAGSFYLSSLIQEMLNSNVITNSINFLSIFPYLIIWAIFCITYLISVNDEIKFKSAFFSSFAASLVWYIGKSAFVYYVLYNKTYLSVYGSFSAVLFFFVWIYISWIIFLYGLKLCAYLSNSSKFKRQI is encoded by the coding sequence AGCTCTTTCACTACGCCTCAAGCCTTAGTTTTCATACGATTTTATCGATCATTCCGATACTTCTTATATCGTTTTCTATCTTTACAAAACTGCCTAGTTTTGAGGATTATTACGCCAAGATTCAGGACTTTATATTTTCGGCTCTTTTGCCAAGTAACCAAGAGATCATCTCGAACTATTTGCAAAATTTCTTACAAAATAGCGGAAATTTAGGCTTAGTTGGCTTTGTGGCGATGATATTTACATCAGCCATGTTCTTTAGCGACTACGAGTATGTAGTTTTGAAAGTGACACGTGCAAATAAGGCTAGAGGATTTTGGTCAGCACTTAGCTCGTATTGGACGCTTATCACACTCGCGCCACTTGGTCTTGCTGGTAGTTTTTATCTTTCAAGCCTCATTCAAGAGATGCTAAACTCAAACGTGATCACAAACTCGATAAATTTTTTAAGCATATTCCCATATCTCATCATTTGGGCGATATTTTGCATCACATATCTCATCTCAGTAAATGACGAGATAAAATTTAAGAGCGCATTTTTTAGCTCATTTGCCGCCTCGCTTGTTTGGTATATTGGCAAGTCGGCCTTTGTCTATTATGTCCTTTATAATAAAACCTATCTAAGCGTTTATGGCTCGTTTTCAGCAGTGCTTTTCTTCTTTGTCTGGATCTACATCTCGTGGATCATCTTTTTATATGGGCTAAAGCTTTGTGCTTATCTCTCAAACAGCTCAAAATTTAAAAGACAAATTTAA